Proteins found in one Methanospirillum hungatei JF-1 genomic segment:
- a CDS encoding response regulator: MEAKGERRLEILLIEDNQNDVELFLNVVDWINMGDQVRVFLDGREALDFLHGKGSYKEAPGSLPSVVFIDLKMPLISGHEVLKAIRKDKRTKTLPIVVFTSSDQEADIGETYKSGVNSYVVKPVQFEKYAETIRDLINYWRNVNTPPGSFRHDA, from the coding sequence ATGGAAGCGAAAGGTGAAAGGAGACTTGAGATACTTCTCATTGAAGATAACCAGAATGATGTTGAATTATTTCTGAATGTGGTTGACTGGATTAATATGGGAGACCAGGTCAGAGTTTTTCTTGATGGTAGAGAGGCACTTGATTTCCTGCATGGAAAAGGATCATATAAAGAAGCTCCGGGTTCACTTCCATCAGTGGTCTTCATTGACCTGAAAATGCCCCTTATCAGTGGTCATGAAGTCCTGAAAGCCATCAGAAAAGACAAACGAACAAAAACACTTCCAATCGTCGTCTTTACCTCATCTGATCAGGAAGCAGATATCGGAGAGACATACAAATCAGGAGTGAACAGTTATGTTGTCAAACCGGTTCAGTTCGAGAAATACGCTGAGACCATCAGGGACCTGATAAATTACTGGAGAAATGTTAATACACCACCAGGTTCGTTCAGGCATGATGCATAA
- a CDS encoding HAD family hydrolase, with protein sequence MAGTDIRQGCGNRFLGILVDLDNTLYDFGYAKEEACRRVVQAIGVGTADDLVRTFLFSPYGVESPKAIQSFLSEQGITDADVFMRAVQVYTKTKIEAIEAYPGVYETLLKIHTAGMKIGAVTNASHEHATERLIHIQTADLFDCLVTPDTAGMKKPDPAMFLHAAELLKIQPHQICAIGDNLINDIRPAKEAGMCTIHAEYGNRLPPEYSEGIIADFSISSFSDILPILGL encoded by the coding sequence ATGGCAGGTACAGATATTCGCCAGGGGTGTGGAAACCGGTTTCTCGGAATTCTGGTAGACCTGGATAACACCCTGTATGACTTTGGATATGCAAAGGAAGAGGCATGCAGGAGAGTCGTTCAGGCTATCGGAGTTGGAACAGCAGATGACTTAGTACGGACTTTTTTGTTCTCTCCCTATGGTGTTGAGAGCCCGAAAGCCATTCAGTCATTTTTATCTGAACAGGGAATCACCGATGCAGATGTGTTCATGCGTGCAGTTCAGGTGTACACGAAGACAAAAATCGAAGCGATTGAAGCGTACCCCGGAGTATATGAAACATTATTGAAGATTCACACGGCAGGGATGAAGATCGGAGCAGTTACCAATGCAAGCCATGAGCATGCAACAGAGCGGCTCATCCATATCCAGACCGCTGATCTTTTCGACTGCCTGGTCACTCCTGATACGGCAGGGATGAAAAAACCTGACCCGGCAATGTTTCTCCATGCTGCAGAACTTCTGAAGATTCAGCCCCACCAGATATGTGCAATCGGCGATAATCTGATCAATGATATCAGACCGGCAAAAGAAGCGGGAATGTGCACCATTCATGCAGAATATGGAAATCGGTTGCCACCGGAGTATTCAGAAGGAATTATTGCCGATTTTTCAATCAGTTCCTTTTCAGATATACTTCCGATCCTGGGACTTTAG
- a CDS encoding MFS transporter: MPASDPVLITETDRRLLFISLYVAVFSTMLGIGIVIPLLPRFAETLGASGFGIGMIFSSFALSRAFAMPFFGRYSDICGRRQFIIIGLLLYAIFSLLYVPAGSVLELSGIRFLQGIASAMVFPIAMAYIGDIAPPGMEGRYLGTFTSSLFLGMGLGPFLGGIVTDIAGMDTAFICMGALTGVALLTCIFFLPGYQGSRKEQSSILHLLIHPGLRIPLLYQMMNAFANGTFMVFLPVIAAHVGNLSAGETGLVISVSVLSTALLQRVCGRLADRFDKYLLIATGCLTVTVALALVPGFEGLWSYLFFALLMGIGGGISVPAMYALVTIAGRDVGQGAAMGTINMVMSMGMIISPVVCGLFMDQTGISSVFYLSAVIVLVVTPVFLSKASFFPSQRR; this comes from the coding sequence ATGCCTGCGAGTGATCCAGTTCTCATTACCGAAACGGATCGCCGGTTATTATTCATATCACTCTATGTGGCCGTTTTTTCTACCATGCTTGGGATTGGTATTGTCATACCGCTTCTTCCCCGTTTTGCCGAAACCCTTGGTGCTTCCGGATTTGGGATCGGAATGATTTTCTCCTCGTTTGCATTATCGCGGGCTTTCGCCATGCCATTCTTCGGAAGATACTCCGATATCTGTGGCAGACGTCAGTTCATCATAATCGGTCTGCTCCTCTATGCGATTTTTTCTCTCCTCTATGTCCCGGCTGGATCAGTGCTTGAGCTATCCGGTATCCGGTTTCTTCAGGGGATTGCATCAGCCATGGTGTTCCCCATAGCAATGGCATATATCGGTGATATCGCTCCACCCGGAATGGAAGGACGGTATCTTGGGACGTTTACCAGTTCACTCTTTCTGGGCATGGGTCTGGGGCCTTTTCTTGGGGGCATTGTAACCGATATTGCCGGCATGGATACAGCATTTATTTGTATGGGGGCGCTAACCGGGGTGGCACTGCTTACCTGCATCTTCTTCCTCCCCGGGTATCAGGGGTCGCGAAAAGAACAGAGTTCGATACTTCATCTGCTCATTCATCCAGGGCTTCGCATTCCATTATTATATCAAATGATGAATGCATTTGCAAATGGAACATTTATGGTCTTTCTCCCCGTCATTGCCGCCCATGTCGGGAACCTCTCTGCAGGAGAGACCGGCCTTGTAATATCGGTATCAGTTCTGTCAACTGCCCTTTTGCAGAGAGTATGCGGAAGGCTTGCAGATCGGTTTGATAAATATCTGCTCATTGCAACAGGGTGTCTTACGGTAACCGTTGCACTGGCTCTGGTACCTGGCTTTGAAGGCCTCTGGTCATATCTCTTCTTTGCCCTCCTCATGGGGATCGGAGGAGGTATATCAGTCCCGGCCATGTATGCCCTGGTCACCATAGCCGGCAGGGACGTGGGGCAGGGGGCAGCGATGGGAACGATAAACATGGTCATGAGCATGGGTATGATCATATCTCCCGTTGTCTGCGGATTATTCATGGACCAGACCGGGATTAGTTCAGTTTTTTATTTGTCTGCCGTAATAGTCCTCGTTGTCACCCCGGTATTTCTCTCAAAGGCTTCTTTTTTTCCATCACAAAGGAGGTAA
- a CDS encoding PAS domain S-box protein — protein MRQKFPMSGGSLISRFMVILLIILILSILSITTLWYIDTRTQIESRFTLQQNHSEQILRQSVIWIDGGIRLYEYSFEPGMKEAMDMYLAAYNESGGDITKIDLPSLKTHLNETIGGTWDLYIIDAEGTVVHTTYTPDLFLNFCNYPSFYKTLTRIREEGAYVIDRTVKGFVKGSPNRKFAYQGTPDKKYVLEISRNFQTFIPKETETSYAELVKNLPRLNPNIVSIELFNTQGEIVTRWSADSGYGNYSPHIQEKVIRVLSEKKSHYYHEPDLKQAISIIYLSIQDTRYPSSPMMNLVGRIVYSTQEIEEKILEISIIYIAALLFTLLIAGLTVWKTSRYFSYPVKGLIQDLNQIADGDLNHQIRDTGILELKQIEGAINRLVSNLKEMIRTIQTQEEQVKNELSNRIQAEENIRNLLQEVQQKELQIQKSEERYRSVVETQNEFICRFTPDGTHIFVNDAYCRFFGKSCDEILGTKFSPEIPEDERIQLKNHLAGLTRQHPTDLNEHHIILPNGERRYIQWIDQAIFSETGEITEYQSVGRDLTEVKELEKSLHASDSLYRETVNAMDDGVFVTDSTHSILIWNGWKLGKQAKLLKEHKHLEGKKLFSILTYLTEKDYLEYDGVFSSGKIAVYETIIEKERPIYLETKIIPIITDDQVTTVVTLIRDITLRKESEKALHKLNLDLEEIIRKRTEDLQSSLDELDAFAYSVSHDLRGPVRAIDGFSHLLLLKAGDILDEENKHLISRIRESVTTMDRLIQDLLRFSRTARQPLQVIDIEMGGLVRGVITELTSQPETRNISVHIKDMRSSKGDPGLIRQVWYNLISNSIKFTLPDTVPDITIGSYEKESEIIYYIKDNGIGFDMQYADKVFEVFSRLAPSPNAEGTGVGLALVKRIILRHHGRIWVQSGKGRGTTFYFTVQGRDGSER, from the coding sequence ATGCGTCAGAAGTTTCCGATGAGCGGTGGTTCCCTTATCAGTCGTTTCATGGTAATACTACTGATTATTTTAATCCTGTCCATCCTCTCGATAACAACACTCTGGTATATTGATACACGAACCCAGATTGAATCACGCTTCACGCTCCAGCAAAACCATTCTGAACAGATTCTTCGGCAATCGGTCATATGGATCGACGGGGGCATTCGCCTGTATGAGTACTCATTTGAACCAGGGATGAAAGAAGCGATGGATATGTACCTGGCAGCGTATAATGAATCAGGTGGTGATATCACAAAGATAGACCTCCCTTCTTTGAAAACACACCTGAATGAAACGATAGGAGGTACATGGGATCTTTATATTATCGATGCTGAGGGCACCGTCGTTCATACGACCTATACTCCTGACCTCTTTTTAAATTTTTGTAATTATCCTTCTTTTTATAAAACACTCACCCGAATCAGGGAAGAGGGAGCTTATGTCATTGACAGAACAGTAAAGGGATTTGTCAAAGGGTCCCCAAATCGGAAATTTGCATATCAGGGGACACCTGATAAAAAATATGTGCTTGAAATAAGCAGAAATTTTCAAACATTTATACCAAAAGAGACTGAGACATCATATGCCGAGTTAGTAAAAAATCTTCCCAGACTGAATCCAAATATCGTCTCTATTGAACTTTTCAACACACAGGGAGAGATTGTAACCAGATGGAGTGCAGATTCCGGCTATGGAAATTACTCTCCGCATATCCAGGAAAAAGTCATCAGGGTACTATCTGAAAAAAAGAGTCATTATTATCACGAACCTGATCTGAAACAGGCCATTTCAATAATATATCTCTCTATCCAGGATACCAGGTACCCCTCATCACCGATGATGAATCTTGTCGGACGGATAGTCTATTCAACCCAGGAGATCGAGGAAAAAATTCTTGAAATTTCAATAATATACATAGCCGCCCTCCTTTTTACCCTTCTTATCGCAGGTCTCACGGTATGGAAGACATCCCGATACTTTTCATACCCGGTGAAAGGGCTTATTCAGGATTTAAATCAGATTGCAGACGGAGACCTGAACCATCAGATCAGAGATACCGGCATTCTGGAACTAAAACAGATTGAAGGAGCCATCAACAGGCTGGTATCAAACCTGAAAGAGATGATCAGGACGATACAAACCCAGGAGGAACAGGTTAAAAACGAACTCTCAAACAGGATCCAGGCAGAAGAAAATATCAGGAACCTCTTACAGGAAGTTCAGCAGAAAGAACTCCAGATCCAGAAGAGTGAAGAGAGGTACCGGAGTGTTGTTGAGACACAAAATGAGTTCATATGCAGGTTTACTCCGGATGGGACACATATCTTCGTGAATGATGCATATTGCAGATTTTTTGGAAAAAGTTGCGATGAAATACTTGGAACAAAATTCTCTCCGGAAATTCCGGAAGATGAAAGGATCCAGTTGAAAAACCATCTCGCAGGGCTTACCAGGCAGCATCCGACAGACCTGAATGAACATCATATCATCCTCCCAAATGGAGAGAGAAGATATATCCAATGGATAGACCAGGCAATTTTTTCAGAAACTGGTGAAATAACCGAATACCAGTCTGTAGGTCGTGACCTGACAGAAGTGAAAGAACTTGAGAAAAGTCTCCATGCATCTGATTCTTTGTACCGGGAGACGGTCAATGCAATGGATGACGGGGTTTTTGTCACCGACAGTACACACTCCATCCTGATCTGGAATGGATGGAAACTGGGCAAACAGGCGAAGTTACTCAAAGAGCATAAACACCTGGAAGGAAAAAAACTCTTTTCTATTCTTACTTATCTGACCGAAAAAGATTATCTTGAATATGATGGTGTCTTTTCATCAGGGAAGATTGCAGTATATGAGACAATCATAGAAAAGGAACGACCAATCTACCTCGAAACCAAAATTATTCCAATTATTACCGACGATCAGGTAACTACAGTTGTCACCCTCATTCGGGATATCACCCTTCGGAAAGAATCTGAAAAAGCACTTCATAAATTGAACCTGGACCTTGAGGAGATTATCAGGAAAAGAACCGAGGATCTGCAGTCGTCGCTTGATGAACTGGACGCATTTGCATACAGCGTGTCTCATGATCTGCGGGGGCCCGTTCGTGCAATAGACGGATTTTCTCATCTCCTGCTCTTGAAAGCGGGGGATATCCTGGATGAAGAGAACAAGCACCTGATCTCCAGGATCCGCGAGAGTGTCACAACCATGGATAGACTCATCCAGGATCTGCTCAGGTTTTCGCGGACAGCACGCCAGCCATTGCAGGTAATTGACATAGAGATGGGCGGGCTGGTGCGAGGGGTAATCACGGAACTGACCAGTCAGCCTGAAACCAGAAATATTTCAGTCCATATAAAAGACATGCGCTCTTCTAAAGGCGATCCCGGCCTTATCAGACAGGTTTGGTATAATCTGATATCAAACAGTATAAAATTCACTTTGCCGGATACTGTCCCTGATATTACGATTGGTTCATATGAGAAAGAAAGTGAAATAATTTATTATATCAAAGACAATGGCATCGGATTTGATATGCAGTACGCAGATAAAGTCTTTGAAGTTTTTTCAAGACTTGCTCCATCTCCGAATGCTGAAGGCACTGGTGTGGGCCTTGCACTGGTAAAGAGGATCATCCTCAGGCACCATGGAAGGATCTGGGTACAATCTGGAAAGGGCAGGGGAACAACGTTTTATTTTACTGTGCAGGGGAGAGATGGAAGCGAAAGGTGA
- a CDS encoding putative phosphothreonine lyase domain-containg protein, which translates to MDAADTVELSDSAYAIFEFFFRSQLHMRKKSLSLIVESGEPFEELFHEIFTEFSTVYPEVYDLLISQFQSPEEIYRMIREGEGVIPSKTYQARWIEQDSPHVDGRAADIEKAGKWLVFLPPDQVDDIWRQIRDRTWEGTLGISAKVSTAKPDPDARDDRKVIYVYTADWEDEADVMRVREELRRIGITDRIGYKRNIETFKGEYSAKGKKVTFYSA; encoded by the coding sequence ATGGACGCAGCTGATACGGTTGAACTCTCGGACAGCGCATATGCCATTTTTGAGTTCTTTTTCAGAAGCCAGCTGCATATGCGTAAAAAATCCCTTTCTCTCATCGTAGAGAGCGGTGAGCCTTTCGAAGAACTGTTCCATGAAATATTTACCGAATTCTCTACCGTTTATCCGGAAGTATACGATCTGCTCATCAGCCAGTTTCAATCTCCTGAAGAGATATACCGGATGATTCGTGAAGGGGAAGGCGTCATTCCAAGCAAGACATATCAGGCAAGGTGGATTGAACAGGATTCGCCTCATGTCGATGGTCGGGCTGCGGACATTGAAAAGGCCGGAAAATGGCTGGTATTTCTCCCGCCTGATCAGGTGGATGATATCTGGCGTCAGATCCGTGACCGGACATGGGAAGGAACTTTAGGCATTTCTGCAAAAGTGTCGACGGCAAAACCAGATCCGGATGCCCGTGATGATCGGAAAGTCATCTATGTCTATACTGCGGACTGGGAAGATGAAGCGGATGTGATGCGTGTCAGAGAAGAACTTCGCAGAATAGGAATTACAGACAGGATCGGGTATAAACGGAATATTGAGACCTTCAAGGGAGAATATAGTGCAAAAGGAAAAAAAGTAACGTTTTATTCAGCCTGA
- a CDS encoding PAS domain S-box protein has product MVEDGEFLNRIRGLLKIYPRGLTISEISQRLKCNRNSVAKYLEILQISGTVEMQQMGAAKVFYLSQRVPISSLLGFTKEGILVISSDGRIIQVNERFCRMFDQDVTTITGTSYLMLPQEILRAFHFDTYFDSDLETEHTAVVTFTKYDWRRFFKVKYIKTVFDDGRSGLTIIVEDVTLETEMEERLRISEARYRGIVEDQTELICRYNRDGVISFANGAFCRLFQMNHTEALQHSLFEFMHPDASRQIKEGMQSCSPLSPVFQSEFEFKLPSGRSRWYHWVSRMLADDNGGILEYQGVGRDITERKNAERELLIKSHAMDSSIVPIALLSMEGSITYVNRAFLELWGYHSPDEVIGLPFKHFAKDIDVSSASFLSQNLLHEDRSGYVYEVDGVRRDGSQINLSVTISGVTGPDRNPICLIAYLYDVTHWVRMVRELEIKDTAIAHSYEGMAIITPDDVVMYANPSFKRIFSRVPDGTMVGRSIEWSLSYYPQIISSIPDIRAALNEKGNFTRVFSDTGEDGSSLVIQVHLSRVFDKTGVHLCTLISALDITSQRTMEESLALMVEQLEGTVDQMGDPTFIISRDRMVVAWNEAMEILTGLNKHEMIGSLKYQEVIRNSNPSLPILVDLFDLSPKELIQIYPQVSRVGNSFYTEAFVPGFHEGKGTYVWAKASPITDTSGRVIGYIQTIKDMTNWKRAVESVVGKTVG; this is encoded by the coding sequence ATGGTTGAGGATGGGGAATTTCTGAACCGTATCCGCGGTTTACTCAAGATTTACCCCAGAGGGCTCACAATTTCGGAAATTTCCCAGCGTCTGAAATGTAACCGGAATTCTGTTGCGAAATATCTGGAGATACTTCAGATTTCCGGAACGGTTGAGATGCAGCAGATGGGGGCTGCCAAGGTATTTTATCTCTCACAACGGGTTCCCATCTCCAGTCTTCTGGGCTTTACCAAAGAAGGAATTCTCGTCATTTCAAGTGATGGTAGGATAATCCAGGTTAACGAGCGGTTTTGCAGAATGTTTGACCAGGATGTTACAACAATTACTGGCACGTCATATCTGATGCTTCCACAGGAAATTTTACGAGCATTTCATTTTGACACCTATTTTGATTCAGATTTAGAGACAGAGCATACCGCTGTTGTCACCTTCACCAAGTATGACTGGAGGCGGTTCTTTAAAGTAAAATATATTAAAACCGTTTTTGACGACGGACGCTCCGGCCTTACCATTATCGTGGAAGATGTCACCCTTGAGACTGAGATGGAGGAGCGGCTTCGTATCAGTGAAGCCAGATATCGTGGAATTGTTGAAGACCAGACCGAACTCATCTGCCGGTACAACCGGGACGGTGTCATTTCATTTGCGAATGGGGCATTTTGCAGACTTTTTCAGATGAATCATACAGAAGCACTGCAACACTCCTTATTTGAATTCATGCATCCGGATGCTTCCCGGCAGATAAAAGAAGGTATGCAGAGTTGTTCCCCCTTGTCCCCGGTTTTTCAATCAGAATTTGAATTCAAACTTCCTTCCGGGCGGTCCAGGTGGTATCACTGGGTGTCACGGATGCTGGCTGATGATAACGGGGGCATTCTTGAGTACCAGGGAGTTGGCAGGGACATCACCGAACGAAAGAATGCCGAACGGGAGTTATTAATTAAAAGTCATGCCATGGACTCTTCTATCGTTCCCATTGCACTCCTCTCTATGGAAGGGTCTATCACCTATGTAAACAGGGCATTTCTGGAACTATGGGGGTATCATTCTCCAGATGAGGTTATTGGACTGCCTTTTAAGCACTTTGCCAAAGATATCGATGTCTCTTCTGCCTCATTTCTATCTCAAAACCTGTTGCACGAGGATCGATCAGGGTATGTATATGAAGTAGACGGGGTCCGCCGTGATGGATCCCAGATAAACCTCTCAGTAACCATATCAGGGGTCACTGGCCCTGATCGAAATCCCATCTGTCTGATTGCCTACCTGTATGACGTCACCCACTGGGTCAGGATGGTCCGGGAACTTGAGATTAAGGATACTGCAATCGCACATTCTTATGAGGGTATGGCTATCATTACGCCGGATGATGTGGTAATGTATGCCAATCCTTCCTTCAAGCGGATCTTCTCCCGTGTCCCGGATGGAACTATGGTCGGAAGATCCATTGAGTGGAGTTTAAGTTACTATCCCCAGATCATCAGTTCTATTCCGGATATCAGGGCTGCACTTAATGAAAAAGGAAATTTTACCCGGGTTTTTTCTGATACAGGGGAAGATGGTTCCTCGCTTGTGATACAGGTCCACCTTTCACGGGTATTTGATAAAACCGGAGTTCACCTGTGCACTCTCATATCGGCTCTTGACATTACCAGTCAGCGGACCATGGAAGAGTCCCTTGCACTCATGGTTGAGCAGCTGGAAGGGACAGTAGATCAGATGGGTGACCCCACCTTCATTATATCCCGTGACCGTATGGTTGTTGCCTGGAATGAAGCGATGGAGATCCTTACTGGTCTGAACAAACATGAGATGATCGGTTCACTCAAGTATCAGGAGGTAATCAGGAACTCAAATCCATCTCTCCCCATCCTGGTTGACCTCTTTGACTTATCACCAAAAGAGTTGATCCAGATTTATCCACAGGTCTCACGGGTAGGGAACAGTTTTTACACCGAAGCGTTTGTTCCGGGATTTCATGAAGGAAAAGGGACATATGTCTGGGCAAAAGCCTCTCCTATTACGGATACCTCCGGAAGAGTAATCGGGTATATTCAGACAATCAAGGATATGACAAACTGGAAACGTGCGGTAGAATCGGTTGTCGGAAAGACAGTCGGCTGA
- a CDS encoding response regulator: MAYRILLMDDEPAICEITGILLKKLGYDPTIAVTGEEALAEYKKGRENGNPYDVIILDLTIPGGMGGREVISIIRESDPDVKVLVSSGDLSDPAIISYADYGFSGVLAKPYNKVGLDQAIKSVLSS; encoded by the coding sequence ATGGCGTATCGCATTCTTCTCATGGATGATGAACCGGCAATCTGTGAAATCACCGGAATCCTCCTGAAAAAACTGGGGTATGATCCCACAATTGCAGTCACCGGGGAAGAGGCTTTGGCTGAATATAAAAAAGGCCGTGAGAACGGGAACCCCTATGATGTGATCATCCTTGATCTCACCATACCTGGTGGCATGGGTGGCCGCGAAGTGATATCCATCATTCGGGAATCAGATCCTGACGTGAAAGTGCTGGTGTCTAGTGGTGATCTCTCAGACCCGGCAATAATCTCGTATGCAGATTATGGCTTCTCAGGTGTCCTTGCAAAACCATACAATAAAGTCGGACTGGATCAGGCCATAAAATCGGTATTGTCTTCATAA
- a CDS encoding TIGR04084 family radical SAM/SPASM domain-containing protein has protein sequence MHHQNELILVFVYFHLYITDSCNLVCQYCRGKIFDTPETDCGEIAIDESIPAEVTFHLPDLYRFLGDDPDAVLTFIGGEPTLRPGLIQTIMEEAPVSRFMIQTNGTLLHRLSPEIVNRFDTILISIDGDKKTTDEGRGEGTYDRVMENIHHIIAGGFRNELIARMTVTERTDIRSAVRYLAHNPHYSFSSIHWQIDANFWNDYSLRTFQTWARDSYIPGIHQLVQDWLSRIKETGEVPKWYPFIDPLEDLLHGRPSRLRCGSGYANYTILTDGHIAPCPIMVGMKDFYAGTITTASPNALPIIPVTGACETCEIRDFCGGRCLYSAIVKPWPKEGADLVCETVRGLYDAITGIVPVIREMISRGEISIGAFAHEKYNGCEIIP, from the coding sequence ATGCATCATCAGAATGAACTTATACTGGTTTTTGTGTATTTTCATCTTTACATAACTGATTCCTGTAACCTTGTCTGCCAGTACTGTCGGGGAAAAATATTTGATACCCCCGAGACGGACTGCGGCGAAATTGCCATAGATGAATCGATTCCTGCTGAAGTGACCTTTCATCTTCCCGATCTCTACCGGTTTCTCGGAGACGATCCTGATGCAGTCCTGACCTTTATCGGGGGAGAACCGACATTACGCCCCGGCCTCATTCAGACCATCATGGAAGAGGCGCCGGTATCACGATTCATGATCCAGACAAATGGCACACTTCTTCACCGACTTTCTCCTGAAATTGTCAACCGGTTTGATACCATCCTCATCTCCATCGACGGGGATAAGAAAACCACCGATGAAGGGAGGGGTGAAGGCACATATGACCGGGTCATGGAAAATATTCACCACATCATCGCGGGTGGATTTAGAAATGAACTCATAGCCCGGATGACCGTGACCGAACGGACAGATATCAGGTCTGCGGTCCGATATCTTGCGCATAATCCGCATTACTCATTCTCTTCGATTCATTGGCAGATAGATGCAAACTTCTGGAATGACTATTCACTCAGAACCTTTCAGACCTGGGCAAGAGATTCATATATTCCCGGCATTCATCAGCTTGTTCAGGACTGGCTTTCTCGTATCAAAGAGACCGGAGAGGTTCCAAAGTGGTATCCATTCATTGATCCGCTTGAAGACCTGCTCCATGGCCGGCCCAGCAGGTTACGATGTGGATCGGGGTATGCAAATTACACTATTCTGACAGACGGACATATCGCACCATGCCCAATCATGGTCGGGATGAAAGACTTTTATGCAGGTACCATAACGACCGCATCTCCGAACGCTCTGCCGATCATACCAGTCACGGGTGCCTGTGAGACCTGTGAGATTCGTGATTTTTGTGGAGGAAGGTGTCTCTATTCGGCTATTGTAAAACCCTGGCCTAAAGAGGGTGCTGATCTCGTGTGCGAGACAGTACGGGGATTATATGATGCGATCACCGGTATCGTGCCGGTAATTCGTGAGATGATAAGCCGGGGTGAGATCAGCATTGGAGCCTTCGCTCATGAAAAGTATAATGGATGCGAGATTATCCCCTGA
- a CDS encoding Holliday junction resolvase-like protein, translated as MDINPVTLLPLSFDVTLIFLLLIIALLLIIVHIWRRADKRARMLFESWKRDEYARWKTWIQEEADARADVQAEARYRDWQRWEEQKIRQDAIRRSHSVIRGKITEHLIPWFSEFSYHPSDARFLGSPVDFIVFDGLSEGCLKEIVIVEVKTGSGSLSPRERSVARIIEEGKIRFEVIRKE; from the coding sequence ATGGATATAAATCCGGTCACTCTTTTACCCTTGTCTTTTGATGTCACACTCATTTTCCTCCTGCTCATCATTGCATTGCTCCTAATCATCGTTCATATCTGGAGAAGAGCAGACAAGCGTGCCCGTATGCTCTTTGAGTCATGGAAAAGAGATGAGTATGCAAGGTGGAAGACCTGGATACAGGAAGAGGCGGATGCACGGGCAGATGTGCAGGCAGAGGCGAGGTACAGGGATTGGCAAAGATGGGAAGAGCAGAAGATTCGTCAGGATGCGATCCGACGATCCCACTCGGTTATCAGGGGAAAGATCACCGAGCATCTGATCCCCTGGTTCTCTGAGTTTTCGTATCATCCGTCTGATGCCCGTTTTTTGGGATCACCAGTGGATTTTATCGTCTTTGATGGTCTGTCAGAAGGATGCCTGAAAGAGATCGTCATCGTTGAAGTGAAAACCGGGTCAGGATCTCTTTCCCCACGGGAACGGTCCGTCGCACGGATTATTGAGGAGGGAAAGATCCGGTTTGAAGTGATAAGAAAAGAATAG